The Pseudomonas sp. TH06 genome contains the following window.
AAAGAGGAGCGTAGCCCGCCGTAGAGGCAAACCCGGCCATGTCTATGGTGTCCTTCACGACTACCGGAATGCCCGCCATTGGCTCTAGCTGTTCTCCTGCACGGCGCCTGCGATCAATATCGCGAGCTTCATCCAGTGCTTTCGAGTTCATCGCGGTAAAGGCGTTGTAGTAAGGATTGTATTGATCAATACGAGACAGAAAGGCTCGTGTCAGTTGCTCGGATGTATAACGTCCTTGTGCAAAGTCTTTATTAATTTCAGAAATAGTCAGTTCCCTGACATCGACTTCGTTGCCGTGAGCATAACTTGCGCACATCCCAAGAACCGATGTGGCAAACATCGCAAGTAAAAGCCTGCGCGAGCTCCCAGTAGCATATTCCATTACAGCCTTCCTTGATCCGTACAACTTATTAATTCAGATATTCAGCCCTCTTGTTTAAAACGTCTCGCCGCAGGATAAATCAAAGACAACACTGTATGCGTTTCAATACAAAGACACGATTCACTCTCGGCTCCAGCCTATAAGCTGACTTTAACTAACATTAAAAACCGCAAATAAAAAAAGGGCCTGCATTGGCAGGCCCGTTTTTATTGGGTGGCTTGAATTATCAGCGTATCAACTGTTGATCGCTGCCTGTTCATTCTCGAGAAATTCTTCCTCCAGCAGTCGGTCACTCGCTTTTCGCTCGAATGGCACGATCGCGGCGCGTGGTTTGCCCCGCAGTTTGCCAAACAGGTGCTCCAGTGCGTGCTCGAGTTTTTCGGCTGCACCGTCTATCGCCTGTTCCAGCGAATCGGCCTTGTGGGTCACGGAAATCGGTTTATGGCCTTTTGGCCGCGCTTCCAGTTGGCAGCGCATGTCATGGGGACCTGGTTTTTCACCGTTCTCGTCGCTCAGATGGACTTCGACACGGGTCAGGTCTTCTTCATAACGGTCGAGCGTGCTCTCAATGGTGGTGCGTACCCACTCCTCCAGTCGTTTACTGCCTTGAACATGGTTGTCGCTATTGACTTGGATTTGCATAGTTCATCCCTTATTTCAGCTAGCTCGCGAGAGGCCTTGAATTGAATTTCCTGACCTCTTGGTTACAACAATCGGCCCGACTGAAGAACATTTCAACCCCTGAAAAAAGATAAATATTCATTCGCAAAAAAAGCCGGACATCCGCGCAAAGCACTGGTAAGGTCGGGAGTTGGGTCGCCTCGCAACCCTGCAAAATTTGCTCACAATTGCCCGTCATTCAACGGGTGCAAACTGCGAAAAATCCCCGCCTCTTCGACCAGCCAGTCATGCACCGCACGCACGCCCGGATGGCTCAACGCGCCCGGCGCATAGAGCAACACGTAGCGTTTGTGGTTGGGCACCGACAGGCCGAACGGCACAATCAACGTGCCCCGTTCCAGCTCATCGTTGAGCAACGTCCGCCGCGCAATCGCTACGCCCATGCCGGCAATCGCCGCTTCGATGGTCAGGTGATTGCGGTTGAAGGTATGCCCGCGCCGTACGTCGGCACCTTGGAAGCCGATGGCGTTGAGATAGAACTCCCACTCCGCATATTCGTAACTGCCACGCCAGGCGGTAATGTCGTGCAGCAACGGGAAATGTCCCAGATCCGCCGGCCCGTGCAGCGGTGGCCGTCCGCGCAACAGGCTCGGCGCACACACCGGAAAAATCTGCTCATCGAGCAACGCTGTGGATAACAGCCCCGGATAGCTGCCGTCGTTGAGATCGATCGCCAAGTCAAAGTCGCCCTCGTGCAACGGCACGCTGCTGTCCTCGGCGACCAGGCGCAACTGGATGTCCGGATAGCGCTGTTGCAGGCGCGGCAGGCGCGGTGTCAGCCACTTGCTGAGGAACGACGGAATCGAACGCAACCGCAGAATCCCGCTGATCATTCCGGCATCGAGCCGACGCAATTCCGCATCAATGCTGCCGTACGCTTCATTGACCGTAATCGCCAATCGCTGGCCTTCCGCGCTCAACTCCACACCGCGTGCGCGTCGATGAAACAGGCGAAAGCCGAGGCGCTCCTCCAATTGGCGAATCTGCTGACTGACCGCCCCCGGGGTGATGTGCAGTTCCTCGGCGCAACGGGTGAACGACAGGTGCCGCGCGGCACAGGAAAACACCTGCAGCCAGACGTACGTCTGGGCATGCAATTGACGACTCATCGTTTAGTCCTGCTAAAGGCTTACTTAGGAAGTTTCGTTAGTCACGTTGAAGCGAGGTAGGCAGTATCGCCGACATTGCGCTTGTCCTACAAAAAATGGCGGCGATTCCTACTCCATTGCTTGTAAGGCTTTAGCATGGCTATCAGTGTTTTCGATTTATTCAAGGTCGGCATCGGTCCGTCCAGCTCCCACACCGTCGGCCCGATGCGCGCCGCCGCGACCTTCGCCCAGGCGTTGATCGACCAGCATTTGCTGCTCGACGTGAAACGTGTGGAAATCCGTTTATATGGTTCGCTGTCGGCCACCGGCGTCGGCCACGCCACTGACCGCGCCACGGTCATGGGGCTGATGGGCGAATGGCCCGACAGCATCGATCCGTCGACCATCGATCCACGCATCCAGCAACTGCGCGAAACCGGCCTGCTTTCTCTGGCCGGGCAAAGAGAAATTGCCTTCAACTGGCAACGCGATCTCCTGCTGCTCGACGAAAGCCTGCCCTACCACCCCAACGCCATGTCGCTGACAGCCTTCGGCGAATCGGCCGAGCTGTTCACGCAGACGTACTACTCGGTCGGCGGCGGTTTCATCATTGAAGCGGCGGAAGCCGAGTCTGGCGTATCCCCGGCCGGCGACGTGGCGTTGCCCTACGATTTCTCCAGCGCCGCCGAGTTGCTGTCGCTGTGCAAGCGGCACAATCTGCGCGTATCCGAACTGATGATGGCCAACGAGCGGGCCTGGCGCAGCGACGATGAAATCCGTAAAGGTTTGCTGCACATCTGGTCGGTGATGCGTGAATGCGTTGAGCAGGGTTTGCGTCACGAAGGCATTCTGCCCGGCGGTCTGAATGTGCCGCGTCGTGCGGCGAAACTGCACCGCAGCCTGCTGGAAATCGGCAAACCGAATGTCATCAGCTCGACGCTGTCGGCGATGGAATGGGTCAACCTGTTCGCCCTCGCCGTCAACGAAGAAAACGCCGCTGGCGGGCGCATGGTCACTGCACCGACCAACGGCGCGGCCGGGATCATTCCGGCGGTTCTGCACTACTACATGAAATTCAACCCGGACGCGTCTGACGATGACGTCGTCGCCTTCTTCATGGCCGCGGCGGCGGTCGGCATTCTGTGTAAGAAAAATGCCTCGATCTCCGGCGCCGAAGTCGGCTGCCAGGGTGAGGTCGGTTCGGCGTGCGCCATGGCCGCTGCGGGCCTGGCCGAAGTGCTGGGCGCCACCCCGGAGCAATTGGAAAACGCCGCTGAAATCGGTCTGGAACATAACCTCGGCCTGACCTGCGACCCGGTCGGCGGACTTGTGCAGGTGCCGTGCATCGAGCGCAACGCCATCGCCGCAGTGAAGGCGATCAACGCCACGCAAATGGCCTTGCGCGGCGACGGCAACCACTTCATTTCCCTCGACCGGGTGATCCGCACCATGCGCGATACCGGCGCCGACATGCACGACAAATACAAAGAGACTTCACGAGGCGGCCTGGCGGTGAGCTGGGTGGAGTGCTGAGGAGTACTCCCTGACCGTCCGCAACACGTGAGCCCGAGCAAAAATAATAACGAGGCGATACCGATGACCGATGTACGTACACCTGCTGCCGAAAATCCCGCTGTAGACCTCACAGGCAAAACAGAAACCGCCCACAAGGGCTGGAGCAAATTCGACACCACATGGATGCTTGGCCTGTACGGCACCGCCATCGGTGCCGGCACCTTGTTCCTGCCGATCAATGCTGGCGTCGGTGGTTTCTGGCCGCTGCTGATTCTCGCCGTGCTGGCGTTCCCGATGACGTTTTTTGCCCACCGGGGCCTGACCCGATTCGTGTTGTCCGGGCGTTCCGGGGATATCACCGAAGTGGTCGAAGAACACTTCGGCATCGGTGCCGGCAAACTGATCACGCTGCTGTATTTCTTCGCGATCTTCCCGATTCTGCTGGTGTACAGCGTGGCGCTGACCAACACCTTGAGCAGCTTCCTCGAACACCAGTTGCACATCGCCCCGCCACCCCGGGCGATCCTTTCGCTGGCGTTGATTCTGGGTCTGATGGCCATCGTGCGCTGCGGTCAGAGCGTCATCGTCAAAGCCATGAGCGTGCTGGTTTATCCGTTCGTCGCGGCGTTGCTGTTGCTCGCCATCAGCCTGATCCCGAACTGGAACGGCGCGTTCTTCGCCAGTGCTCAAGAGGCGATGCCGCTGTCGGTGTTCCTCAAAACGTTGTGGCTGGCGATCCCGGTGATGGTGTTCTCGTTCAACCATTCGCCGATCATCTCGGCGTTCGCGGTTGACCAGAAGCAGCGCTACGGCGCGCAGGCCGAGCGCAAGAGCAGCGGCATCCTCGCCATGGCCCACGGCATGATGGTGGTGACGGTGATGTTCTTCTGCTTCAGCTGCGTACTGGCGCTGTCGCCGGGGGACCTTGCGGCAGCCAAGGCGCAGAACATTTCGATCCTGTCGTACCTGGCCAACCACTTCCAGACCCCGGTCATCGCCTACGCCGCGCCATTGATTGCGCTGGTGGCGATCACCAAATCCTTCCTCGGCCACTACATCGGCGCCAGCGAAGGCTTCCAGGGCATGATCGTGAAAAGCCTGCGCAGTCGCGGCCGCGTGATGTCGGCAAGCTGGCTCAATCGCGCCACCGCGCTGTTCATGATCCTCAGTTGCTGGGCTGTGGCGACATTCAACCCAAGCATCCTCGGCATGATCGAAAACCTCGGCGGCCCAGTGATTGCCTGCCTGTTGTTCCTGATGCCGATGTACGCCATCCGCCGCGTGCCGGCCTTGCGCCAGTATTCGGGCCAGGTCTCCAACGTGTTTGTCGTGCTGATCGGCCTGATTGCACTGTCAGCGATCATCTTCTCGGTCGTGCCCTGAAACAGCCCGTAAATGAACAAGGCGAGCCATGGGCTCGCCTTGTTTTTGTCCGGTTTTGTTGTTCGACAATTTTCCCGGCATGTCCCTTGCTATACCCCTGTAGGAGCTGTCGCAGACTGCGATCTTTTGATCTTGCTGACCTGCATCAAGGCACTGAAGATCAAAAGATCGTCCGAACGCGGCCCGAACCTGCGGCAGCTCCTAAATGAAGCAACGATACAGACCACGGAATGGCCGATGATCCGGTTTGGCGAACCAACCCGATCCCGGCCGGTCAACAACTGCACGTTCAATCAGGCGGTGACGCATCATGGACAATCCTTTTCAGATCATTACCGATGCCTTTGCGCCGGACTATCAGATCAACCTGAGCATTCAAGGCCTGGACGGCAGCATCATGCTGACCCTGTCCAACAGCGGCCGGATCATCGCCAAGCGGATGATCAGCGCTGAACAGCGCAACGACCCCAAACGCTTGAAATTGCTAGTGCAGAGCATTCAATTCGGCATCGCCATCGAGCAGGGCCACAGCGCCATGGCGATTCTCGAAGCAATGACCAGCGGCGACGGGCTCACCCCGCCACCGCCTCACCTCAAAGGCCAGCCACGGCAAGTGGCCGGGCTTTAAAGTTCGCCCTTCTCGACCTCGGGATGCTCACCGGACCCCGTACCGATCTTGCGTTGCGGGTGTTCGATCTTCACCGAAGGAAATTGCGACGAGGCGTAACGCACCACCAGAATCGACAACGCCAGCAGCAGAATCCCGCCGCACAGGTAGATGATGCCCATGTCCGGCGGATTGTGGTGCGAGACGTTGGAAATCAGCAAACGCGTCAGCGCGGTGATCGCCACGTAGATCAGGAAACGCACCGGCATGTGGTTGGTCTTGAAATAAATCCCGACCATCGCGCCAAGTTCCAGATAGATGAACAGCAACAGAATGTCATCGATCTTGATGTGGCCTTCCTCGAGCATCCCGAGAAACTCCATCACCGCCGCCCACGCCGTCACCGCACCGATGGCGAACAGCGCCAGATAGTGAAAGGTCTCGACGAACAGGTTGCCCAGGGACTCGGCCAGTTGATGCACGTTTTGCCGCAGTTTCTCGGCCCAGTTGATTTTCACGATGAAGTTCCTTAGCCCGATCAGAGCGGATGATGCGTGGTGGACGTGACGGTTTTTCTGCACGTTTACAGTTTCATGCAGAAAAGAGGCCACGCCATCATGGCGAGCCGCCGCAAAACCCGCGCCGTGGCGTTTGGTCGCACCGCGTGCATCCAACGTCGGCGAGGCTGACAAACCTCAAATCCGGTCTACATTGAAAAGCCGCTACCCAAAGCGCAGGGATTCGCTTATCCTTTTCGCTGTATATAGATACAGTAGTCGCAAAGACAACTAAATGTGAAGGCATGTGAGGTGGTGAATGGCCGTCGAAGTGGTATACCGCAGCAGCCGAGATCTGGAGCGCTTGTTCATGGATAAAGCCGAAGCTGACCGTCATGACAAAATGCTCGAACTGGCCGAGATGCTGTCCGAAGTGTTGCAAAAAGCCGTGCCGTCGCTGAACGAGCAGCAGGTTGAAGAAGTCGGAATTTACATGGCGAAGAATCGCGATGTGTTTGCCAAGGCTTTCAAGAGCCAGCCTGATGCGCTGTCGGAGCTGATCAATGCGCCGGCAGAGGTAGTGGCTGTGGCTGACGTTGCTGATGCGGCAGAACCGGCTGAAGCGCCAGTCAAACCTGCAAAAGCGGCGAAAGCAGCCAAGTAACACCGTTCAAATCGGAAAGATCGCAGCCCTGCAGGAGTTGCCGAAGGCTGCGATCTTTTGACCTTCCCTTTCAACGATATAAAACCCGCTCCGCCAACTCATCGGCCACCCGCGCCGGCGAACGCTTCTCCGCCTGCGCATGGGCAAATACCTCGGTCAGCCGTGAACTGATTTTCGAAAGGTGTGCGGTTATCGTGGCCAACTCTTCGCCGCGATGTTTCAGCGAGACGTAAATCAGTCCCCCGGCATTGATCACATAGTCCGGCGCATAAAGAATGCCGCGCCGCTCCAGCTGATCGGCGACATCCAGATGCGTCAGCTGATTATTCGCCGACCCGGCCACCGCCGAGCAACGCAGTTGCGTGACGGTATGGCTGTTCAGAACACCACCCAGACCGCACGGCGCGAGAATGTCACACGGCGTGCTGAGCAACGCATCGTTGGCGATCGGGTGCGCATTGAGCTGTTCCATCGCCAGTTGCACCTTGCCGTGGTCGATGTCGCTGACCAACAGTTCGGCCCCGGCTGCATGCAGTTGCTCGGCCAGCGCGTAACCGACATTACCCAAGCCCTGGATCGCCACGCGCAAGCCTTCCAGATTGTCGCTGCCCAACCGCGCCATCGCCGTGGCACGAATCCCGGTGAACACGCCCATGGCCGCATGCGGCGCGGGATCCCCCGCCGAGGTGGTGCTGGTGACGTGCTGGGTTTGCTGGGCAATGCAATCCATGTCCGCCACCGAAGTGCCGCTGTCGATGGCGGTGATGTAACGGCCATCGAGCTGATCGATGCAACGGCCGAAGGCTTCGAACAGCGCGCCGCGATTTTCCACATGCACCGGACGCACGATCACCGCGACGCCACCGCCCTGCGGCAGGCCGGCCAGTGCGGCTTTGTAGCTCATGCCCTGAGCGAGGCGAATCGCGTCTTCGACCGCCGTTTCATCATTGGGATAGGCAAGATAACGACATCCGCCCAGGGCAGGCCCGAGACGACTGTTATGGATGGCAATGACCGCCTTCAACCCGGTAACCGGGTCAACGCTAAGGTGCAGCGATTCCAGGCGAGTGCTTTGCATGAGCGCAAACATCGTTGGGCTCCCGAATCACTTCTTGTAGAACGCCAGTATAGGCTTGCGCCTGAAAATTGCTGGAGCGCACCGGAATAAGCGCAGCCGCTGACAAGCGCTTTGCGGCATAACCCAAGACGCGCATAACCACGCACTGGACGAATGGCGCGGACGGGGCTAAAACGAGGCATTCCCCGGAGATTGTGATGAGTCCGCGCCAACGTTTTTTCGAGTGTCTACACCGTTCGCCGCCCGCGCTGTTCGAAGCCGCGCTGTGGATGGCCGCCGAGCACGAAATAGCCCTCGATCCCGAAGCCCTGCTGCAAGCGTTCAAGGAGCTGCAACAACGGGTCAGCTACGGCTTGCCGATGCTGCCGGTCAGCGATCTGGCGCAGCCGTTATTACGGCGCATGACCGATCTGGGTTTTGCCCAGGATGATTTTCTGCCGCTACGTCCGCAGGCAGCCCTGCTGCATAAAGTGTTGCAGACCAAGCGCGGTCAGCCATTGACGTTGGCGCTGATTGCCCTCGAACTGGCGCGCGGTTTGGAAATCCCACTGGTTGGAGTCAACTTCCCCGGACACTTCCTGCTGCGAGTACCCGGAGCCGATCACTTGCTGGACCCTTGCGGTGGTCGACGCCTGTATCCCAATGACTGTCGCGAATTGTTGCAACGCCAGTACGGGCCGAACATGAAACTCAACGCCGAGCATTTGCTGACGGCGACGCCGCTGCAGATGCTTCAGCGCCTGTCGCGCAACTTGCGTCAGCTGCACCTGACCCACGATGACTTCATCGCCGCGCTGATCGACGCCGAGCGCGTGCTCGAACTGGGCAATGCCGGCGTTGCCGACTACCTCGCCCGCGCCAGTCTGTATCAACGACTCGACTGCCCGAACGCCGAGCGTTTCGATCTGGAGCATGCGCTGTTGCTCAGCGACGATCCAATCCAGCGCTTGCGCCTGACCGAGCGCCTCGGCCACCTCCCGCCCAACTCTGTCGTCCATTAACAGCAAAAAGATCGCAGCCTGCGGCAGCTCCTACAGGTTTCACGCGAATCCCAATGTAGGAGCTGCCGCAGGCTGCGATCTTTTGATCTTCAGGATTTTATAGATTCCCCAACCGGTGTAACCGCAGTGACATCCAGAGGCGAACGCACCTGAATGATCAGCAACGCCGCAATCACCGCCGGGATCGCGCAAAAGAAGAAAATCTGCTCGACCGGAATGTGCATCGCCAGCAGCAAACTGCCAAACAGCGGCCCGAGAATCGAACCGAATCGCCCCACACCCAGCGCCCAGCCAGTCCCGGTCGCGCGAACGTGCGCGGGGTAGAAATTACTCGCGAACGCATTCAGCGTCAGCTGCCCGCCGATGATGCAGAACCCAGCAGCAAACACGCAGGCCACCAGATAACGCGGATTGTCGTGATTGAGCCCGAGCAGAATCGTGCACAGCGCCGCGCCCGCCAGTACGCCGGACAGCAGGCGCACTTTGCGCTTCAAGCGATCGGCGAACCAGGCCATGCAGATCGCGCCCAACGTACCGGCGAACAGGAACATCGACGTCACCAGATTGGCCTCGTTGAGTTTCAGGCCACTTTCCAGCAGCAGCGACGGCAGCCAACTGATCATGAAATACAGCAGAATCAGGCTGACAAAAAACGTCGCCCAGATCAGCAGAGTCGGCCGCGCGTAACCGTTGCGGAACAACTCGACCACAGTCAGTTTGCTGCCCTGCTCGCGCTCGTTTTGCTCGATGGACGCGGCCGGTGGTTGCCAGTCCGGCAGCATCTGCGCGGTGACTTTACGCAGGCGCGTATACGGCGGTGCGTCACGCAGCAGACGCGGTAGCGACTCGGGAAGCATCCACCAGAGAAACGGAAACAGCAGCAACGGCGTCACGCCACCGGCGAGAAACACTGCCTGCCAGCCGAACTGGTCGATGAACCCGGCCGCGACAAACCCACCCGCCGCGCCGCCAAACGAGAAACCGCACGCGGCCAGCGTCACCATCAATGTACGCAGGCGCGGTGGTGAATATTCCGACATCAACGCCATGGCGCTGGGCATCGCACCGCCCATGCCGATCCCGCAAATGAAGCGCGCGAGCATCAGCGTATTCAGCGAGTCGGCGAACACCATCAGCACGGTGAGGGTGGCGTAGATCAGTACGCAGGCCAGCAGAATCCGGCGCACGCCGAAACGGTCTGCCAGCGGCGTGACAGCGAGGGAGCCGAGGGTAAGACCGAGCAGGTTGGCGCTGAACACCGGGCCGAACGCAGATTTCTCCAGGCCCCAATCCTGCGCCAACGCTGGCACCACATAACCGAGCACCTGGGCGTCGTAACCGTCGGTGACCAGCAATAAGGCGAGCAGGATCAAGAGCAACCACTGATATCGGGACACGGGACGGGCGTCGAGTGCCGCCCGGAAGCTGGCAATCTGGTTGTGCATCGCAGGGTACCTGTTTTGTTTTTATGATTATGTTTACGACGGTGATCCTTTGTAGGAGTGAGCCTGCTCGCGATAGCGATGGGTCAGTCTGATTAGTGTCTGACACACCCTCATCGCGAGCAGGCTCACTCCTACAGGTTTACGGTGTATCGGGCTGATTGGCCGGATGAGCCTTGATGAAGGCTGGATGCTCGCCAGCCAGCGCAGCAACCCGGCGGATTCGCGGGTAAGCCTCCAGAGAAACATTGAACCGCTCGGCCGCATACAACTGCGGGATCAGGTAGACATCAGCCACACACGGCCACTCGCCGAAACAGAAACCACTGTCGCCGATCAACTGCTCCACCGTGGCCAGGCCTTGGCCGATCCAGTGACTGATCCACTCCACCACCTGCGGCTCTTCGTGCCCCAACTGACGCAAGCGATTGAGCACGCTGACGTTGTGCAGCGGATGCACATCGCAGCCGATCACCGCCGCCACGCCACGCACATGGGCGCGCGCGGCGAAGTCCTGCGGCAACAACGGCACCTGTGGATAACGCTCTTCCAGATACTCGATGATCGCCGGCGACTGGATCAGCAATTCGCCTTCATCCGTGCGCAAGGCCGGCACTCGGCCTTGCGGATTGATCGCCAGATACGCCGCTTGCCGATGCTCGCCACCGGCGGGCGCAATCAGATTGACCGGCAACGCCTGATAGTCGAGGCCCTTGAGCGCCAGCGCGATCCGCACCCGATAAGACGAGGTCGAACGGTAATAGGTATAGAGGTCCATGAGCCGCTCCTGTCAGCGTGCCGCCAATACTATGCCGCGGCACTCGCCGAAGCCGATGGAGGCAAAACCGTCGCGAGCGCAACGGGCGCGCAGAATGATTTCGTCACCGTCCTCAAGGAATTTGCGCACTTCGCCGGACGCCAGTTCGATCGGCTTTTTGCCGCCCTCGGTGATTTCCAGCAGGCTGCCGAATTGACCGCTTTCAGGGCCGGACAACGTGCCCGAACCAAACAGGTCACCGGCCTGCAACTGGCAACCGTTGACGCTGTGGTGCGCGACCATTTGTGCAACGGTCCAGTACATGTAGCGGGTGTTGCTGAGGGTCAGGCGATGGGCTGGCAGGTTTTGCTCGCGCATGCGCTCGGTGAGCAGCAGCACTTCCAGTTCGATGTCGAACGCGCCGCCCTGCTGATCGCGCTTGTCGAACAGATACGGCAGCGGCTGCGGATCACCTTCAGGACGGGCTGGTTGCGCGGTGCGGAATGGCGCCAGCGCCTCGGCGGTGACGACCCACGGCGAAACGCTGGTGATAAAACTCTTCGACAGGAACGGCCCCAGTGGCTGGTATTCCCAGGCCTGGATATCACGGGCCGACCAGTCGTTGAGCAGACAGAAACCGGCGATGTGCTCGGCGGCATCACCAATGGCAACCGACTCGCCCATCTCGTTGCCCTGACCGATCCAGATGCCCAGTTCCAGCTCATAGTCCAGACGCGCGCAAGGGCCGAAAGTCGGCTCTGTCGCGCCCGCCGGCAAGGTCTGGCCTTTCGGACGACGCACGTCGGTGCCGGACGCGCGCACGGTGGAGGCGC
Protein-coding sequences here:
- a CDS encoding transglutaminase family protein, which encodes MSPRQRFFECLHRSPPALFEAALWMAAEHEIALDPEALLQAFKELQQRVSYGLPMLPVSDLAQPLLRRMTDLGFAQDDFLPLRPQAALLHKVLQTKRGQPLTLALIALELARGLEIPLVGVNFPGHFLLRVPGADHLLDPCGGRRLYPNDCRELLQRQYGPNMKLNAEHLLTATPLQMLQRLSRNLRQLHLTHDDFIAALIDAERVLELGNAGVADYLARASLYQRLDCPNAERFDLEHALLLSDDPIQRLRLTERLGHLPPNSVVH
- a CDS encoding DUF3509 domain-containing protein, encoding MDNPFQIITDAFAPDYQINLSIQGLDGSIMLTLSNSGRIIAKRMISAEQRNDPKRLKLLVQSIQFGIAIEQGHSAMAILEAMTSGDGLTPPPPHLKGQPRQVAGL
- a CDS encoding phosphate-starvation-inducible PsiE family protein produces the protein MKINWAEKLRQNVHQLAESLGNLFVETFHYLALFAIGAVTAWAAVMEFLGMLEEGHIKIDDILLLFIYLELGAMVGIYFKTNHMPVRFLIYVAITALTRLLISNVSHHNPPDMGIIYLCGGILLLALSILVVRYASSQFPSVKIEHPQRKIGTGSGEHPEVEKGEL
- a CDS encoding Glu/Leu/Phe/Val dehydrogenase, whose amino-acid sequence is MFALMQSTRLESLHLSVDPVTGLKAVIAIHNSRLGPALGGCRYLAYPNDETAVEDAIRLAQGMSYKAALAGLPQGGGVAVIVRPVHVENRGALFEAFGRCIDQLDGRYITAIDSGTSVADMDCIAQQTQHVTSTTSAGDPAPHAAMGVFTGIRATAMARLGSDNLEGLRVAIQGLGNVGYALAEQLHAAGAELLVSDIDHGKVQLAMEQLNAHPIANDALLSTPCDILAPCGLGGVLNSHTVTQLRCSAVAGSANNQLTHLDVADQLERRGILYAPDYVINAGGLIYVSLKHRGEELATITAHLSKISSRLTEVFAHAQAEKRSPARVADELAERVLYR
- a CDS encoding HPF/RaiA family ribosome-associated protein gives rise to the protein MQIQVNSDNHVQGSKRLEEWVRTTIESTLDRYEEDLTRVEVHLSDENGEKPGPHDMRCQLEARPKGHKPISVTHKADSLEQAIDGAAEKLEHALEHLFGKLRGKPRAAIVPFERKASDRLLEEEFLENEQAAINS
- a CDS encoding L-serine ammonia-lyase, whose translation is MAISVFDLFKVGIGPSSSHTVGPMRAAATFAQALIDQHLLLDVKRVEIRLYGSLSATGVGHATDRATVMGLMGEWPDSIDPSTIDPRIQQLRETGLLSLAGQREIAFNWQRDLLLLDESLPYHPNAMSLTAFGESAELFTQTYYSVGGGFIIEAAEAESGVSPAGDVALPYDFSSAAELLSLCKRHNLRVSELMMANERAWRSDDEIRKGLLHIWSVMRECVEQGLRHEGILPGGLNVPRRAAKLHRSLLEIGKPNVISSTLSAMEWVNLFALAVNEENAAGGRMVTAPTNGAAGIIPAVLHYYMKFNPDASDDDVVAFFMAAAAVGILCKKNASISGAEVGCQGEVGSACAMAAAGLAEVLGATPEQLENAAEIGLEHNLGLTCDPVGGLVQVPCIERNAIAAVKAINATQMALRGDGNHFISLDRVIRTMRDTGADMHDKYKETSRGGLAVSWVEC
- a CDS encoding aromatic acid/H+ symport family MFS transporter yields the protein MHNQIASFRAALDARPVSRYQWLLLILLALLLVTDGYDAQVLGYVVPALAQDWGLEKSAFGPVFSANLLGLTLGSLAVTPLADRFGVRRILLACVLIYATLTVLMVFADSLNTLMLARFICGIGMGGAMPSAMALMSEYSPPRLRTLMVTLAACGFSFGGAAGGFVAAGFIDQFGWQAVFLAGGVTPLLLFPFLWWMLPESLPRLLRDAPPYTRLRKVTAQMLPDWQPPAASIEQNEREQGSKLTVVELFRNGYARPTLLIWATFFVSLILLYFMISWLPSLLLESGLKLNEANLVTSMFLFAGTLGAICMAWFADRLKRKVRLLSGVLAGAALCTILLGLNHDNPRYLVACVFAAGFCIIGGQLTLNAFASNFYPAHVRATGTGWALGVGRFGSILGPLFGSLLLAMHIPVEQIFFFCAIPAVIAALLIIQVRSPLDVTAVTPVGESIKS
- the maiA gene encoding maleylacetoacetate isomerase — its product is MDLYTYYRSTSSYRVRIALALKGLDYQALPVNLIAPAGGEHRQAAYLAINPQGRVPALRTDEGELLIQSPAIIEYLEERYPQVPLLPQDFAARAHVRGVAAVIGCDVHPLHNVSVLNRLRQLGHEEPQVVEWISHWIGQGLATVEQLIGDSGFCFGEWPCVADVYLIPQLYAAERFNVSLEAYPRIRRVAALAGEHPAFIKAHPANQPDTP
- a CDS encoding LysR substrate-binding domain-containing protein, producing the protein MSRQLHAQTYVWLQVFSCAARHLSFTRCAEELHITPGAVSQQIRQLEERLGFRLFHRRARGVELSAEGQRLAITVNEAYGSIDAELRRLDAGMISGILRLRSIPSFLSKWLTPRLPRLQQRYPDIQLRLVAEDSSVPLHEGDFDLAIDLNDGSYPGLLSTALLDEQIFPVCAPSLLRGRPPLHGPADLGHFPLLHDITAWRGSYEYAEWEFYLNAIGFQGADVRRGHTFNRNHLTIEAAIAGMGVAIARRTLLNDELERGTLIVPFGLSVPNHKRYVLLYAPGALSHPGVRAVHDWLVEEAGIFRSLHPLNDGQL
- the fahA gene encoding fumarylacetoacetase, which encodes MTQNSITRSWVASANGHTDFPLQNLPLGVFSITGSAPRAGVAIGEHVFDLQVALEAGLFDGVARSAVEAMHGGQLNAFFELGREARVALRERLLELFSEGSTHRGNIEAQGAKLLPLAGDCLMHLPARISDYTDFYVGIEHAQNVGKLFRPDNPLLPNYKHVPIGYHGRASTVRASGTDVRRPKGQTLPAGATEPTFGPCARLDYELELGIWIGQGNEMGESVAIGDAAEHIAGFCLLNDWSARDIQAWEYQPLGPFLSKSFITSVSPWVVTAEALAPFRTAQPARPEGDPQPLPYLFDKRDQQGGAFDIELEVLLLTERMREQNLPAHRLTLSNTRYMYWTVAQMVAHHSVNGCQLQAGDLFGSGTLSGPESGQFGSLLEITEGGKKPIELASGEVRKFLEDGDEIILRARCARDGFASIGFGECRGIVLAAR
- a CDS encoding serine/threonine transporter, yielding MTDVRTPAAENPAVDLTGKTETAHKGWSKFDTTWMLGLYGTAIGAGTLFLPINAGVGGFWPLLILAVLAFPMTFFAHRGLTRFVLSGRSGDITEVVEEHFGIGAGKLITLLYFFAIFPILLVYSVALTNTLSSFLEHQLHIAPPPRAILSLALILGLMAIVRCGQSVIVKAMSVLVYPFVAALLLLAISLIPNWNGAFFASAQEAMPLSVFLKTLWLAIPVMVFSFNHSPIISAFAVDQKQRYGAQAERKSSGILAMAHGMMVVTVMFFCFSCVLALSPGDLAAAKAQNISILSYLANHFQTPVIAYAAPLIALVAITKSFLGHYIGASEGFQGMIVKSLRSRGRVMSASWLNRATALFMILSCWAVATFNPSILGMIENLGGPVIACLLFLMPMYAIRRVPALRQYSGQVSNVFVVLIGLIALSAIIFSVVP